From Citricoccus sp. SGAir0253, a single genomic window includes:
- the purQ gene encoding phosphoribosylformylglycinamidine synthase subunit PurQ, which produces MSTDLPLIGDFSTAGPVLTGARIGVVTFPGTLDDRDAARAVRLAGGEPVALWHAETDGAAALAQLDAVIIPGGFSYGDYLRAGAIARFAPLMQAIVDAAGGRDGSTGGLPVLGICNGFQILTESHLLPGSMIKNDHLKFLCRDQVLRVESNATAWTGQYGAGEEITVPLKNQDGQYVADERTLDELEGENRVVFRYVGWNPNGSRRDIAGITNAAGNVVGLMPHPEHAVEAGFGPDSAQGMRMGTDGLGVFTSVLASIAGASTGEKK; this is translated from the coding sequence ATGAGCACGGACCTGCCCCTCATCGGCGACTTCTCCACCGCCGGGCCCGTCCTCACCGGGGCGCGCATCGGCGTCGTGACCTTCCCCGGCACCCTCGACGACCGGGACGCGGCCCGCGCGGTGCGCCTGGCCGGCGGCGAGCCGGTCGCGCTGTGGCACGCCGAGACCGACGGCGCCGCCGCCCTCGCCCAGCTCGACGCCGTCATCATCCCCGGCGGCTTCTCCTACGGCGACTACCTGCGCGCCGGGGCGATCGCCCGCTTCGCGCCGCTGATGCAGGCCATCGTCGACGCCGCCGGCGGCCGCGACGGCTCCACCGGCGGGCTGCCCGTGCTCGGCATCTGCAACGGCTTCCAGATCCTCACGGAGTCGCACCTGCTGCCCGGCTCGATGATCAAGAACGACCACCTCAAGTTCCTGTGCCGCGACCAGGTCCTGCGCGTGGAGAGCAACGCCACCGCCTGGACCGGCCAGTACGGCGCCGGCGAGGAGATCACCGTGCCGCTGAAGAACCAGGACGGCCAGTACGTGGCCGACGAGCGCACGCTCGACGAGCTCGAGGGCGAGAATCGTGTCGTCTTCCGGTACGTCGGCTGGAACCCCAATGGCTCCCGCCGGGACATCGCCGGCATCACCAACGCCGCCGGCAACGTGGTGGGCCTCATGCCGCACCCAGAGCACGCCGTGGAGGCCGGCTTCGGCCCCGACTCGGCACAGGGCATGCGCATGGGCACCGACGGCCTGGGCGTCTTCACCTCGGTGCTGGCGTCCATCGCGGGAGCGAGCACAGGAGAGAAGAAGTGA